One region of Oryza glaberrima chromosome 7, OglaRS2, whole genome shotgun sequence genomic DNA includes:
- the LOC127780639 gene encoding uncharacterized protein LOC127780639 — MPLLAVPSCPSPLYGYSVHQCLLFCFPFYDRHWVYLLSRIGLCRLYHLLELVVPQSFVVGVLPHGQHVNQHDQQLPRSILALRTSLWSFGGKGNWQSCVAGCLLHQLAMEQHAQIRKNVKVLGKTC, encoded by the exons ATGCCCTTGCTTGCTGTCCCTTCTTGCCCCTCCCCTTTATATGGTTACTCCGTGCATCAGTGCTTGCTCTTCTGTTTTCCTTTCTACGACCG GCACTGGGTTTACTTACTTAGTCGTATTGGTTTATGCCGTCTGTATCATCTGCTAGAGCTCGTCGTGCCGCAATCCTTCGTGGTAGGAGTTCTTCCTCACGGCCAGCATGTGAATCAACACGATCAACAG CTACCTCGTTCAATTCTGGCCCTTCGTACCAGTCTTTGGTCATTCGGAGGAAAAGGAAATTGGCAATCTTGCGTCGCCGGTTGTTTGCTTCACCAG CTAGCTATGGAGCAACATGCACAGATTAGAAAAAATGTAAAAGTGCTTGGGAAGACATGTTGA
- the LOC127780814 gene encoding uncharacterized protein LOC127780814 isoform X1 gives MRSCCCCCPCPAALGIGIGPRLRSFLRDYDALQSLALALIYLQIGCALIGSLGALFNGVLVINLVIGLFAVVAIESSSQTLGRTYAVLLFFAIVLDVAWFILFSHAIWNITPEEKYGQLFVLSLKLALWMQIIGFSVRFLSSFIWIQMYRLGVSSSTPTYHEVNYDGRNSFLSPRSSSVRRNSMADDILGGSIYDPAYYSSLFEDVRNNTCTHQGDKQSGSNDSGSTSVGQSPRLKSFASRSFVANDLEDHTFQFSDFS, from the exons ATgcgctcctgctgctgctgctgcccctgCCCGGCGGCGCTCGGGATCGGGATCGGGCCGCGGCTGCGCTCCTTCCTCCGCGACTACGACGCGCTCCAGtcgctcgccctcgccctcatCTACCTCCAG ATTGGTTGTGCGCTGATTGGGTCACTTGGAGCATTGTTCAATGGCGTTCTTGTGATCAACCTGGTAATTGGGCTCTTTGCTGTTGTTGCAATTGAGAGTAGCAGCCAGACACTTGGTCGGACATATGCAGTCCTTCTGTTCTTCGCTATTGTTCTTGATGTTGCTTGGTTTATTCTCTTCTCACATGCTATATG GAATATTACTCCTGAAGAGAAGTATGGTCAACTTTTCGTTTTATCACTCAAACTAGCGTTGTGGATGCAAATTATTGGGTTTTCAGTAAGGTTTTTGTCTTCCTTCATATGGATCCAGATGTATAGGCTAGGGGTTTCATCAAGCACCCCAACATATCATGAAGTAAACTATGATGGAAGAAATAGTTTCTTGAGCCCAAGATCAAGTTCAGTTAGACGAAATTCCATGGCTGATGATATATTGGGTGGTTCTATTTATGATCCTGCCTACTATTCTTCTCTTTTCGAGGATGTCCGAAACAACACATGCACTCATCAG GGTGATAAACAAAGTGGTAGTAATGATAGTGGATCAACATCTGTGGGTCAATCTCCACGACTTAAATCTTTTGCCAGTAGATCTTTTGTGGCCAATGAT TTGGAGGACCACACTTTCCAGTTCTCGGATTTTAGTTGA
- the LOC127780814 gene encoding uncharacterized protein LOC127780814 isoform X2 has protein sequence MRSCCCCCPCPAALGIGIGPRLRSFLRDYDALQSLALALIYLQIGCALIGSLGALFNGVLVINLVIGLFAVVAIESSSQTLGRTYAVLLFFAIVLDVAWFILFSHAIWNITPEEKYGQLFVLSLKLALWMQIIGFSVRFLSSFIWIQMYRLGVSSSTPTYHEVNYDGRNSFLSPRSSSVRRNSMADDILGGSIYDPAYYSSLFEDVRNNTCTHQGDKQSGSNDSGSTSVGQSPRLKSFASRSFVANDVEAGLRRPLNS, from the exons ATgcgctcctgctgctgctgctgcccctgCCCGGCGGCGCTCGGGATCGGGATCGGGCCGCGGCTGCGCTCCTTCCTCCGCGACTACGACGCGCTCCAGtcgctcgccctcgccctcatCTACCTCCAG ATTGGTTGTGCGCTGATTGGGTCACTTGGAGCATTGTTCAATGGCGTTCTTGTGATCAACCTGGTAATTGGGCTCTTTGCTGTTGTTGCAATTGAGAGTAGCAGCCAGACACTTGGTCGGACATATGCAGTCCTTCTGTTCTTCGCTATTGTTCTTGATGTTGCTTGGTTTATTCTCTTCTCACATGCTATATG GAATATTACTCCTGAAGAGAAGTATGGTCAACTTTTCGTTTTATCACTCAAACTAGCGTTGTGGATGCAAATTATTGGGTTTTCAGTAAGGTTTTTGTCTTCCTTCATATGGATCCAGATGTATAGGCTAGGGGTTTCATCAAGCACCCCAACATATCATGAAGTAAACTATGATGGAAGAAATAGTTTCTTGAGCCCAAGATCAAGTTCAGTTAGACGAAATTCCATGGCTGATGATATATTGGGTGGTTCTATTTATGATCCTGCCTACTATTCTTCTCTTTTCGAGGATGTCCGAAACAACACATGCACTCATCAG GGTGATAAACAAAGTGGTAGTAATGATAGTGGATCAACATCTGTGGGTCAATCTCCACGACTTAAATCTTTTGCCAGTAGATCTTTTGTGGCCAATGAT GTGGAAGCTGGGCTAAGAAGACCCCTGAACTCTTAA
- the LOC127778406 gene encoding 60S ribosomal protein L24-like — MVLKTELCRFSGAKIYPGKGIRFIRADSQVFLFSNSKCKRYFHNRLKPAKLTWTAMYRKQHKKDIHAEAVKKRRRTTKKPYSRSIVGATLEVIQKKRAEKPEVRDAAREAALREIKERIKKTKDEKKAKKVEVAKSQKASGKGNAPKPGKGPKLGGGGGKR; from the exons ATGGTTCTCAA GACAGAGCTGTGCCGTTTCAGCGGCGCCAAGATTTACCCAGGGAAGGGTATCAGATTCATCCGTGCAGACTCCCAG GTGTTCCTGTTTTCAAACTCGAAGTGCAAGCGCTACTTCCACAACCGTCTGAAGCCAGCCAAGCTTACATGGACAGCCATGTACAGAAAGCAGCACAAGAAG GATATTCACGCCGAGGCAGTCAAGAAGAGGCGCCGCACCACCaagaaaccgtactcccggtctATAGTTGGTGCTACCCTTGAAGTCATCCAGAAGAAGAGAGCTGAGAAGCCAGAGGTTCGTGATGCAGCAAGGGAAGCCGCTCTTCG TGAGATCAAGGAGCGCATCAAGAAGACAAAGGACGAGAAGAAAGCGAAGAAGGTAGAGGTGGCAAAATCGCAGAAGGCTTCTGGGAAAGGCAATGCTCCCAAGCCTGGGAAAGGCCCAAagctcggtggtggtggtgggaagcGGTAG
- the LOC127780521 gene encoding calmodulin-like protein 5, with amino-acid sequence MMMDHNILIPLVSSLMMLVLGPLIIDVISLLGGGVSCFDAMTVTTRLGLRWQRSGEAAMECQGCDIPMDATVDELLDRKMASEGELKDAFYVFDRNEDGFICASELWSVMRRLGFKEGQRYEDCMRMIHTFDEDRDGRISYLEFRRMMEDAV; translated from the exons ATGATGATGGATCACAACATCCTAATTCCACTGGTGTCATCCCTCATGATGTTGGTACTGGGACCATTGATCATAGATGTGATTTCG TTGCTTGGAGGAGGGGTGTCATGCTTTGATGCAATGACTGTCACAACGAGGTTAGGCCTCAGGTGGCAAAGGAGTGGGGAGGCCGCCATGGAGTGCCAAGGGTGTGATATCCCTATGGATGCTACCGTGGATGAGCTATTGGATAGGAAGATGGCGAGTGAGGGTGAGCTTAAGGATGCCTTCTATGTGTTCGATCGCAATGAGGATGGCTTCATATGTGCCTCGGAACTGTGGAGCGTGATGAGGAGGCTAGGGTTCAAAGAAGGGCAAAGGTATGAGGACTGTATGAGGATGATCCACACCTTCGATGAGGACAGAGATGGGAGGATCAGCTACTTAGAATTTAGAAGGATGATGGAAGATGCAGTATAG